A genomic stretch from Algoriphagus halophilus includes:
- a CDS encoding SDR family NAD(P)-dependent oxidoreductase, with the protein MKNKTIVITGGASGIGLAMVKKFASEESHVYFLDLNDAGETISKELTAEGKSATFIKCNLASYSETENAIKSIPGKIDVLINNAGISHIGKVENTSEEDFDKVFQVNVKGMFNCTKAALPKLKENGGGSILNMASVAATIGIPDRFAYSMTKGAAYSMTLSIARDYVADGIRCNCLSPGRVHTPFVDGFLAKNYPGQEKEMFEKLSATQPIGRMASPEEIANLAYFVSSDAGSFITGTNIPIDGGFLGLKM; encoded by the coding sequence ATGAAAAATAAAACCATAGTAATAACCGGAGGAGCCAGTGGTATAGGTCTGGCAATGGTAAAAAAATTTGCTTCGGAGGAAAGTCATGTGTATTTCTTGGATCTCAACGATGCTGGAGAAACCATTAGTAAAGAACTTACTGCCGAGGGAAAATCTGCCACATTTATCAAATGTAATTTAGCATCCTATTCAGAAACTGAGAATGCCATCAAAAGCATTCCTGGAAAAATCGATGTGCTCATTAATAATGCGGGGATATCCCATATTGGAAAAGTTGAAAACACCTCTGAAGAAGACTTTGACAAAGTATTTCAAGTCAATGTAAAAGGCATGTTTAACTGTACCAAAGCGGCCTTACCTAAGTTAAAAGAGAATGGTGGTGGGTCTATTTTAAACATGGCTTCTGTTGCTGCGACCATTGGGATTCCGGATCGCTTCGCCTATTCCATGACCAAAGGAGCTGCCTATTCCATGACTTTAAGTATTGCCAGAGATTATGTGGCAGATGGAATTAGATGCAATTGCCTATCTCCGGGAAGAGTCCACACTCCTTTTGTGGATGGGTTTTTAGCCAAAAACTATCCAGGTCAGGAAAAGGAAATGTTTGAAAAACTTTCTGCAACGCAACCTATTGGAAGAATGGCTAGCCCAGAAGAAATTGCGAACCTTGCCTATTTTGTGAGTTCTGATGCCGGTAGCTTTATTACAGGCACCAATATTCCTATTGACGGAGGGTTCTTAGGACTTAAAATGTAA
- a CDS encoding thiamine phosphate synthase, whose product MKKLEGIYLVLDPNQPWLELLEKTQQALKGGVQLLQIWNHWPEQVTEQDKIKFCQDIKKIAQTYQVPVLINEDWKLAEKCNLDGVHLDKVPEEFELIRESLKSKIIGLTVGNQEELILWAEENQLSYISFCSVFPSSSVDTCELVHPESIQQARKLTSLPIFLSGGINPENLEKLSHFSFEGIAVISGILNSTDPEMAVQTYLQQLK is encoded by the coding sequence ATGAAAAAACTAGAAGGAATATATTTGGTTCTGGATCCAAATCAACCCTGGCTAGAACTACTTGAAAAAACCCAACAAGCACTCAAAGGAGGGGTTCAACTACTTCAAATTTGGAATCACTGGCCTGAACAAGTCACCGAACAAGACAAGATCAAATTCTGTCAGGATATCAAAAAAATTGCACAGACTTATCAAGTTCCAGTACTGATCAATGAGGATTGGAAATTAGCCGAAAAGTGCAATTTGGATGGGGTACATTTAGACAAAGTACCAGAAGAATTTGAGCTAATAAGGGAATCTTTAAAAAGTAAAATCATTGGACTAACTGTAGGCAATCAAGAGGAACTGATCTTATGGGCGGAGGAAAATCAATTATCATACATCAGCTTTTGTTCAGTATTCCCTTCTTCCTCAGTTGATACCTGTGAGTTAGTTCACCCTGAAAGTATCCAGCAAGCCAGGAAATTGACTTCATTGCCGATCTTCCTTTCAGGCGGAATCAACCCAGAGAACCTGGAAAAACTTAGCCATTTCTCCTTCGAAGGAATTGCGGTTATTTCCGGAATCTTAAACTCTACAGACCCTGAAATGGCTGTCCAAACCTATCTCCAACAACTTAAATAG
- a CDS encoding HAD family hydrolase has product MIKVIAFDADDTLWVNEPFFREAEEKFTEMLEDFMPQHSSLKELYHTEIENINIYGYGIKGFMLSMIETAIRVSEKNIPLSMIERIMDIGKEMMSKPVEMLPEVEQVLKELSSDYRLVMATKGDLVDQERKLKKSGLEAYFHHIEIMSEKKETDFLKLIKHLDVYPSEFLMVGNSLKSDILPVLKLGGHAIHIPFHVTWKHEMIHHEIEHEHFYQAEQISDIIPLIKEM; this is encoded by the coding sequence ATGATTAAAGTTATCGCTTTCGACGCAGATGATACCCTTTGGGTCAATGAGCCATTTTTTCGGGAGGCTGAAGAAAAATTCACGGAGATGTTAGAGGATTTCATGCCTCAACACAGCTCTTTAAAGGAATTATATCATACTGAGATTGAAAACATTAACATCTATGGCTATGGCATCAAAGGCTTCATGCTATCTATGATTGAAACCGCCATTCGGGTATCTGAAAAGAACATTCCATTAAGCATGATAGAGCGAATCATGGATATTGGAAAAGAAATGATGAGTAAACCAGTGGAAATGCTTCCCGAAGTAGAGCAGGTCTTAAAAGAACTGAGTTCGGATTATAGACTGGTAATGGCTACCAAAGGCGACTTGGTAGATCAGGAAAGGAAACTCAAGAAATCAGGTTTAGAGGCTTATTTCCATCATATAGAAATCATGAGCGAAAAAAAGGAAACTGATTTCCTAAAGCTCATCAAGCATTTGGATGTTTATCCATCCGAATTTTTAATGGTGGGAAACAGCTTAAAATCAGATATACTCCCTGTATTAAAACTCGGGGGTCATGCCATTCATATCCCATTTCATGTGACGTGGAAGCATGAAATGATCCACCATGAAATTGAACACGAACACTTTTATCAAGCCGAACAGATTTCAGATATAATCCCTTTGATCAAGGAAATGTGA
- a CDS encoding L-fucose dehydrogenase, with translation MDLNLKDKVIIISGGAKGIGGAISNGLIDEGAIPIIIDPSIEEGELILERAPMKALQIPIRLLEASDAEKAVKLTIEKFGRIDGVVNNAGANDSVGLENGSPEAFANSVSKNLFHYYQLAHYALPHLKKTQGAIVNISSKTAVTGQGGTSGYTAAKGAQLSLTREWAVELLKYKIRVNAVIPAEVYTPLYQNWIQTFDNPEQKLADITKNIPLGNRMTTPEEIATMSIFLLSDKASHMTGQHLFVDGGYTHLDRSL, from the coding sequence ATGGATTTAAATCTTAAAGATAAAGTCATCATCATCAGTGGTGGTGCCAAAGGAATTGGAGGAGCAATATCCAATGGATTGATTGATGAAGGAGCGATCCCGATCATCATTGACCCTTCCATCGAGGAAGGAGAGTTGATTTTAGAACGTGCCCCCATGAAAGCACTTCAAATTCCTATCAGACTCTTGGAAGCAAGTGATGCCGAAAAAGCGGTCAAGTTGACCATTGAGAAATTTGGAAGGATTGACGGTGTGGTGAATAATGCAGGCGCCAACGATAGCGTGGGCCTAGAAAATGGTTCCCCAGAAGCATTTGCCAATTCAGTTTCCAAAAACTTATTCCACTATTACCAGCTGGCCCATTATGCGCTTCCTCATTTGAAAAAAACGCAAGGAGCCATTGTCAATATCAGTAGTAAGACTGCGGTTACAGGCCAGGGAGGAACTTCCGGTTATACCGCTGCCAAAGGAGCACAATTGTCCCTGACCCGAGAATGGGCAGTGGAATTACTGAAATATAAAATCAGAGTCAATGCGGTAATCCCTGCTGAGGTTTACACTCCCCTTTATCAAAACTGGATTCAAACTTTTGATAACCCAGAACAGAAGCTAGCGGATATTACTAAAAATATTCCTTTAGGAAATAGAATGACTACTCCAGAGGAAATCGCTACCATGAGCATTTTCTTACTTTCTGACAAAGCCTCCCATATGACAGGACAACACCTGTTTGTGGATGGAGGATATACCCACCTTGACCGATCTCTTTAA
- the fucP gene encoding L-fucose:H+ symporter permease translates to MNNPTQKPALVPKNLILPFILITSLFALWGFANDITNPMVAAFKRVLELNNTQASWVQMAFYGGYFTMALPAAFFIKKYSYKTGILLGLGLYGFGALLFYPAAAWESYGFFLASLYILTFGLAFLETTANPYILAMGPEATATQRLNLAQAFNPMGALAGLFVAKQFILNALQSNETDADGNIIFTALDESAKAVIRTADLMVIRNPYVMLGLVVLAILVIIALAKMPESKDANNRIDFAATMKRLLAKRNFVEGTFAQMFYVGAQIMVWTYIYQYAEVLGISNASAVNYGYSALVVFLIGRWICTYLFKFFAPAKLLAIFSVLAILFTAGAIFLPGMLGLYSLVAISFAMSLMFPTIYGIALEGLGEDSKFAAAFLVMAIVGGAIMPTLQGMIMDIGGAGYDDTLILGVPEVNFSFILPLICFVFVGLFSVRVKSSAQ, encoded by the coding sequence ATGAACAACCCAACCCAAAAACCTGCCCTAGTCCCCAAAAATTTAATTCTTCCATTTATTCTGATCACCTCCCTCTTTGCTTTATGGGGTTTTGCCAATGACATCACCAACCCCATGGTGGCAGCCTTTAAAAGAGTGTTGGAATTGAATAACACCCAGGCATCTTGGGTACAAATGGCATTTTATGGAGGCTACTTTACCATGGCACTTCCCGCTGCCTTTTTTATTAAAAAATACTCCTACAAAACAGGTATTCTACTAGGACTTGGTCTGTATGGATTCGGAGCCCTCCTATTTTACCCAGCTGCAGCTTGGGAAAGTTATGGTTTCTTCTTGGCCTCCTTATACATCTTGACCTTTGGTTTGGCTTTTTTGGAGACCACTGCCAACCCCTATATTTTGGCTATGGGGCCAGAAGCCACCGCTACCCAACGATTGAACTTAGCCCAGGCCTTTAACCCAATGGGAGCTTTGGCAGGCTTGTTTGTAGCCAAACAATTCATCCTAAATGCCCTCCAATCCAATGAAACAGATGCGGATGGAAATATCATCTTCACGGCCTTGGATGAATCCGCCAAGGCCGTGATCAGAACTGCGGATTTGATGGTCATACGAAATCCTTATGTGATGCTTGGTTTGGTGGTTTTGGCCATTTTAGTCATCATTGCTTTAGCCAAAATGCCCGAAAGCAAAGACGCTAACAACCGAATTGACTTTGCTGCTACCATGAAAAGGTTATTGGCCAAAAGGAATTTTGTGGAAGGAACTTTTGCACAAATGTTTTATGTAGGTGCTCAGATCATGGTTTGGACCTATATCTACCAATACGCCGAAGTATTAGGGATTTCCAATGCATCTGCAGTGAATTATGGGTACTCTGCTTTGGTGGTATTTTTAATTGGAAGATGGATTTGTACCTACTTATTTAAGTTTTTTGCTCCGGCAAAGTTACTAGCCATATTCTCTGTATTAGCCATTCTATTTACTGCTGGAGCCATATTCCTTCCCGGGATGTTAGGTTTGTATAGTTTGGTAGCGATTTCCTTTGCTATGTCCTTGATGTTCCCAACCATTTATGGTATCGCTTTGGAAGGTCTTGGAGAAGACTCCAAGTTTGCTGCTGCCTTTTTAGTAATGGCAATTGTGGGAGGTGCTATCATGCCTACCTTACAAGGAATGATCATGGATATTGGAGGGGCAGGTTACGATGACACGCTAATTTTAGGGGTACCTGAGGTCAATTTCTCCTTTATTCTTCCTTTAATCTGTTTTGTATTTGTAGGATTGTTTAGTGTTCGAGTAAAATCTTCTGCCCAATGA
- a CDS encoding alpha/beta hydrolase: MKSLFFGLLLSMTFSSSFAQEIVLPLWEGTPPLQTDMGLEEKAVEQGIIRIENVQIPQIEVFLPSKQSRTGQAVVIFPGGGYHILAYDWEGRDFAKWLNTQGIVGIVVKYRLPDSKSLTDGKEVPLLDAQRAIRLARHHANDWQIDPDKIGVLGFSAGGHLASTASTQYEHEVDRPKDAIDALPARPDFSILAYPVISFRDASAHSGSRRNLIGENAPQELIDRFSGELNVTEDTPPTFLVHAQDDKGVPIENSFLYYKALHAKGVPASLHIYPTGGHGFGFGLGKGPVSGWREVLLDWMQSLESGQ; the protein is encoded by the coding sequence ATGAAATCACTATTTTTCGGTCTCTTACTCAGTATGACCTTTAGCAGTTCTTTTGCTCAAGAAATCGTTTTACCACTATGGGAAGGCACTCCACCCCTTCAAACGGATATGGGTTTGGAAGAAAAAGCCGTGGAGCAAGGAATTATTCGAATTGAAAATGTTCAGATTCCTCAGATTGAAGTCTTTTTACCAAGTAAGCAATCACGAACAGGACAAGCAGTAGTCATTTTTCCTGGAGGTGGATACCATATTCTAGCTTATGACTGGGAAGGAAGGGATTTTGCCAAATGGCTAAACACCCAAGGAATAGTTGGAATTGTCGTTAAATACAGACTCCCCGATTCCAAATCACTGACAGATGGGAAGGAGGTTCCCTTACTCGACGCACAAAGAGCTATTCGACTGGCAAGACATCATGCAAACGACTGGCAAATAGATCCAGACAAAATCGGTGTCTTGGGATTCTCTGCTGGTGGACATTTAGCCTCGACAGCAAGTACCCAATATGAGCATGAGGTGGATAGACCAAAAGATGCGATCGATGCATTACCGGCACGTCCAGACTTTTCAATTTTAGCTTACCCGGTTATTTCATTCAGGGATGCCAGTGCCCATTCAGGATCTAGAAGAAACTTAATCGGAGAAAACGCTCCACAAGAGTTGATCGATCGTTTTTCGGGTGAACTGAACGTCACTGAAGACACCCCTCCTACGTTCTTGGTACATGCACAGGATGACAAAGGGGTTCCGATCGAAAACAGCTTTTTATATTACAAAGCCCTTCATGCCAAGGGAGTTCCTGCTTCACTGCATATCTATCCTACCGGTGGACATGGTTTCGGCTTTGGCCTAGGTAAAGGCCCTGTTTCTGGATGGAGAGAGGTGTTGTTGGATTGGATGCAGTCTTTGGAAAGTGGGCAGTAG
- a CDS encoding Gfo/Idh/MocA family protein, with protein sequence MKPIKILVVGCGNMGASHAAAYHQFPEFEICGLVARGNSKEKLNQKLQAAYPLFEDFESALEKTSPDAVCISTYPDTHEKFALAALEADCHVFIEKPLADSVLGCEKIIAKAKEKNKKVVVGYILRHHPSWIRFIEEAQKMGKPLVMRMNLNQQSQGYMWEVHKNLMKSLSPIVDCGVHYIDVMCQMTRSKPKSVSAIGARLTDAIANDNYNYGQLQIRFEDGSVGWYEAGWGPMVSETAFFVKDVFGPNGSVSITAKEAGSSGKSDDVDSHTKTESIRVHHADINAENKFTKKDEWIDMKDEPGHQELCNREQSFFLKSIRDDLNLDDHLDDALNSLKIAFACDESVKTGETVKL encoded by the coding sequence ATGAAACCCATCAAAATATTAGTGGTTGGTTGCGGAAACATGGGAGCTTCTCATGCCGCCGCTTACCATCAATTTCCTGAGTTTGAAATTTGCGGATTGGTTGCCAGAGGAAACAGTAAAGAAAAACTCAATCAAAAATTGCAAGCAGCCTATCCTCTCTTTGAAGATTTTGAATCTGCATTAGAAAAAACTTCGCCAGATGCGGTTTGCATCAGCACCTATCCGGACACCCATGAAAAATTTGCTTTAGCTGCCCTGGAAGCTGATTGCCATGTTTTTATAGAAAAACCATTGGCCGATTCTGTATTGGGTTGTGAAAAGATCATTGCCAAAGCAAAGGAAAAGAACAAAAAGGTGGTCGTAGGATATATCTTGAGACATCATCCTTCTTGGATTAGATTTATAGAAGAAGCCCAAAAAATGGGAAAACCTCTGGTGATGCGGATGAACTTGAACCAGCAAAGCCAAGGCTATATGTGGGAGGTCCATAAAAACCTGATGAAAAGCCTGAGTCCCATTGTGGATTGCGGAGTCCATTACATCGATGTGATGTGTCAAATGACCCGTTCTAAGCCCAAATCTGTATCTGCAATCGGTGCCCGGTTAACCGATGCCATAGCCAATGACAATTACAATTATGGTCAACTACAGATCCGTTTTGAAGATGGTTCTGTCGGATGGTATGAAGCAGGTTGGGGTCCAATGGTCAGCGAGACAGCATTCTTTGTCAAAGATGTTTTTGGCCCGAATGGATCGGTTTCAATTACTGCCAAAGAAGCCGGGTCATCCGGAAAATCTGATGATGTGGATAGCCATACCAAAACAGAATCCATTCGAGTCCACCATGCCGACATCAATGCAGAAAACAAGTTTACTAAAAAAGACGAATGGATTGATATGAAGGATGAACCTGGACATCAGGAGCTTTGTAACCGAGAGCAATCTTTCTTTTTGAAATCTATTCGGGATGACCTTAATTTGGATGATCATTTGGATGATGCCCTAAACAGTTTAAAGATCGCTTTTGCGTGCGATGAATCGGTAAAGACCGGTGAAACAGTAAAACTGTAG
- a CDS encoding Trm112 family protein: MNRKLVDKLCCPFDKSDLKIQVIQETEYQEIIEGLLTCESCQRYFPIIYGIPIMTPDEYREKSLELPNLERWGLEIDTKTNSFKIAGPKTTKELK; this comes from the coding sequence ATGAATCGAAAATTAGTAGATAAACTTTGTTGTCCTTTTGACAAAAGCGACTTAAAGATCCAAGTCATCCAAGAAACTGAGTATCAGGAAATCATAGAAGGATTACTCACTTGCGAATCCTGCCAACGGTATTTTCCGATCATCTATGGGATTCCCATTATGACTCCAGATGAATACCGGGAAAAAAGTTTGGAACTACCCAATTTGGAAAGATGGGGATTAGAAATAGATACAAAAACTAACTCTTTCAAAATAGCGGGACCAAAAACTACCAAAGAACTCAAATAA
- a CDS encoding AIR synthase family protein — MGAFENSAGKVSSEVFKEDVLNFCGAGRKEVIHGPRFGVDTAMVDIGNGDALAISSDPLSLIPSLGMKVSAWLSVHLLANDMSTTGFGPQYAQFVLNLPLSLSREDFQEYWQHIHSLCEEMEISITGGHTGQIPGIESTISGGGTFFLKAPKNQILTSSLAKDGDAIILTKHAAISSTSLLAMSFPETVQSALGKKIQQTAADNFWKLSVLKEARLAHQTLTPHQELHAMHDVTEGGILGAIQEMASASGLGFTVNVADIPVPTEVQQVSELFGIDPLISIGAGSMIMAVTPESENKLINRLKDEGIPAVSIGTFTNSPKNTLLDKSGGSSNFEFNGIDPYWGAFFKALQQGMT, encoded by the coding sequence ATGGGAGCTTTTGAGAATTCAGCGGGTAAAGTCAGCTCGGAGGTGTTTAAAGAAGATGTTTTAAACTTCTGTGGAGCTGGAAGAAAAGAGGTCATTCATGGGCCCAGGTTCGGAGTAGATACTGCCATGGTGGATATTGGAAATGGAGATGCCTTGGCCATTTCGAGCGATCCTCTTTCATTGATCCCAAGTCTGGGAATGAAGGTTTCTGCATGGCTTTCGGTACATTTATTGGCCAATGATATGAGTACAACGGGCTTCGGACCACAATATGCTCAGTTTGTGCTCAATTTACCATTAAGCTTAAGCAGGGAAGATTTCCAGGAATATTGGCAACATATTCATTCCCTTTGTGAGGAAATGGAGATCAGCATCACAGGTGGGCATACCGGGCAAATCCCTGGAATTGAATCTACCATTTCCGGAGGGGGTACTTTCTTTTTGAAAGCTCCCAAAAACCAAATTCTAACTAGCTCATTAGCCAAAGATGGAGATGCTATTATCCTCACCAAACATGCAGCTATTTCATCTACATCACTCTTGGCTATGTCCTTTCCGGAAACAGTTCAGTCTGCTTTGGGAAAAAAGATCCAACAAACTGCGGCGGATAACTTCTGGAAACTTTCCGTATTGAAGGAAGCAAGATTAGCACATCAAACACTCACTCCACACCAAGAGCTACATGCCATGCATGATGTTACGGAGGGAGGGATTTTAGGTGCAATTCAGGAAATGGCCAGTGCCTCTGGTTTGGGTTTCACTGTAAATGTTGCAGATATACCTGTTCCAACGGAAGTTCAACAGGTGTCCGAACTTTTCGGGATCGACCCGCTTATTTCAATTGGAGCAGGATCTATGATTATGGCGGTTACCCCGGAAAGTGAAAATAAACTCATCAACCGATTAAAAGATGAAGGAATTCCGGCCGTTTCCATTGGTACTTTCACAAATAGTCCTAAGAATACCTTACTAGATAAGTCCGGTGGATCATCAAATTTTGAATTCAATGGAATTGACCCTTATTGGGGAGCATTCTTCAAAGCTTTACAACAAGGTATGACATGA
- a CDS encoding L-rhamnose mutarotase has protein sequence MKTQTYVLICDLKNEEEAIQAYVECHKAVAPEIIESIRIAGVLQMSIYRWQNRLTMILVGDEDFSFEKKAKLDESNPKVQEWETFLGQYQTNLPGTPANWRWAITEKIFEFKA, from the coding sequence ATGAAAACCCAAACATATGTACTGATCTGCGACCTGAAAAATGAAGAAGAAGCCATTCAAGCTTATGTGGAATGTCATAAGGCAGTGGCTCCAGAAATCATTGAAAGTATTCGGATTGCTGGAGTTTTGCAAATGAGCATATACCGATGGCAGAACCGACTAACCATGATTTTGGTGGGTGACGAGGATTTCTCTTTCGAAAAGAAGGCAAAACTAGATGAGAGCAATCCAAAAGTGCAGGAATGGGAGACCTTCCTTGGACAATATCAGACCAATCTCCCAGGTACTCCGGCTAATTGGAGATGGGCGATTACTGAGAAAATTTTTGAGTTTAAAGCCTAA
- a CDS encoding class I SAM-dependent methyltransferase, whose translation MSKLIKQEKFEVAPDGLRNWQGRKEWFFNRDDTDHYEDYYEGPYKFQEVWQKKTLEELIKQDHRVKTLLEFGCGTTRFTRWWHEIGLEATGGDISPFMLAQGVQLFDGDLVMADSHHMPFKDHSFDALAFVTTFEYYKNPIQVIQEAVRVGKYGIIFGMMNRNTPKLLRRKVQQVFGRNNYYVTAHFYTPASLEALVAKALPDRKYKIEWNATGLPKWFPKKQWKIPYGDFFGFHVQLLDV comes from the coding sequence ATGAGTAAACTGATCAAACAAGAAAAATTTGAAGTAGCTCCTGATGGGCTTCGAAATTGGCAAGGTAGAAAAGAATGGTTTTTCAACCGGGATGATACCGACCATTACGAAGATTACTACGAGGGCCCTTATAAATTCCAGGAAGTCTGGCAAAAAAAGACCTTGGAGGAACTCATCAAACAGGATCATCGGGTGAAAACCTTATTGGAATTTGGTTGCGGAACTACCCGATTTACCCGCTGGTGGCATGAAATCGGATTGGAAGCTACCGGAGGAGACATTTCTCCTTTTATGTTGGCACAAGGGGTACAATTATTTGACGGAGACCTGGTGATGGCTGATTCACATCATATGCCTTTCAAGGATCATTCCTTTGATGCATTGGCTTTTGTCACCACCTTCGAATATTACAAAAACCCTATTCAGGTAATCCAAGAAGCGGTTCGAGTAGGAAAGTATGGGATCATTTTTGGAATGATGAACCGAAATACCCCCAAACTACTCCGACGTAAAGTCCAGCAGGTTTTCGGAAGAAACAATTATTATGTGACTGCCCATTTCTATACTCCCGCATCCCTGGAAGCATTGGTAGCAAAAGCCTTGCCTGACCGGAAATACAAAATCGAATGGAACGCCACTGGATTGCCAAAATGGTTCCCTAAAAAACAATGGAAAATCCCCTATGGTGATTTCTTTGGGTTCCATGTTCAATTATTGGATGTCTAA
- a CDS encoding fumarylacetoacetate hydrolase family protein — protein MKLIRFGDTGQEKPGIIDEEGNYLDCSGFLEDWNEQFFAENGLDRLDAWLEANLDTLTKIPEGSRIASPVARPSKIVCIGLNYRKHAIESGMPVPEVPIIFMKATSSLCGPFDPIYIPKNSVATDWEVELAVVIGKRAKYVSKENAMDYVAGYCLHNDVSERDFQLRHGGQWVKGKSADNFAPLGPFLATKTEIPDPHNLRLWLKLNGETIQDSNTSDLVFDIPTLIEHLSQYMTLLPGDVISTGTPAGVGLGFDPPRYLAEGDVVELGIDGLGVSKQVAVNDPEA, from the coding sequence ATGAAACTGATACGATTTGGAGACACTGGTCAGGAAAAGCCAGGAATTATAGATGAAGAAGGAAACTACCTGGATTGTTCTGGCTTCCTCGAAGATTGGAACGAGCAATTCTTTGCTGAAAATGGGCTCGATCGATTGGATGCTTGGTTAGAAGCAAACCTCGATACCTTAACTAAAATCCCTGAAGGTAGTAGAATTGCCTCTCCTGTTGCCAGACCTTCCAAAATTGTATGCATTGGATTAAACTACAGGAAACATGCCATTGAATCAGGTATGCCAGTTCCCGAGGTACCAATCATCTTTATGAAAGCTACTTCTTCCCTATGCGGACCATTTGATCCAATTTATATTCCAAAGAATTCCGTTGCCACTGACTGGGAAGTTGAACTGGCGGTAGTGATTGGAAAAAGAGCCAAGTATGTCAGTAAGGAAAATGCCATGGATTATGTAGCAGGTTATTGCTTACATAACGATGTCAGTGAAAGAGATTTTCAACTTCGACATGGTGGGCAGTGGGTTAAAGGTAAAAGTGCGGACAATTTTGCTCCACTAGGCCCCTTTTTGGCTACCAAAACTGAGATTCCTGATCCTCATAATTTGAGACTTTGGCTGAAGCTTAATGGGGAAACGATTCAGGACAGCAATACTTCTGATTTGGTATTTGATATACCTACCCTCATCGAACACCTCAGTCAATACATGACTTTATTGCCTGGAGATGTAATCTCCACCGGAACCCCAGCCGGAGTAGGGTTAGGCTTTGACCCACCAAGATATTTGGCGGAGGGAGACGTAGTGGAGCTAGGAATCGATGGATTGGGCGTTTCCAAGCAAGTGGCAGTCAATGATCCGGAAGCATGA
- a CDS encoding amidohydrolase family protein — translation MRIDAHQHFWKYNPQKHQWINEDMKVIQKNFLPDDLIPLLSQHQLDGCVAVQADESFYETAFLIDLAEEFKEIKAVVGWADLGSDALDKDLDQFSKHKKLKGYREVLQDKPVEYMLRKEFIRGIEKIGRRGYTYDILIFPNQLEATLHFLKRSPEQPFVIDHLAKPNIKLGIWREWKKELAPIAEREYVSCKLSGMVTEADWKTWKPHDFENYMEIVLEAFGPKRLMFGSDWPVCLVAAGYEQVFELVDRFTDKLSPSEKKLIMGENAVDFYGIKE, via the coding sequence ATGAGAATAGATGCTCATCAGCATTTCTGGAAGTATAATCCACAAAAACATCAGTGGATCAATGAAGATATGAAGGTCATCCAGAAGAATTTTCTTCCGGATGACCTGATCCCTTTACTTTCCCAACATCAGCTCGATGGCTGTGTGGCTGTTCAGGCTGATGAAAGTTTTTATGAAACCGCATTTTTAATTGATTTAGCGGAGGAGTTCAAGGAAATCAAAGCAGTAGTAGGTTGGGCCGATTTAGGTAGTGATGCCTTAGACAAGGATCTTGACCAGTTTTCCAAACACAAAAAGCTCAAAGGATACCGGGAAGTTTTGCAAGACAAACCGGTGGAATACATGCTTAGAAAAGAGTTTATCCGTGGAATTGAAAAAATAGGAAGGCGGGGATATACGTATGATATTCTGATCTTTCCTAATCAACTGGAAGCTACCCTTCATTTTTTGAAACGAAGTCCAGAGCAACCATTTGTCATTGACCATTTGGCTAAACCCAATATTAAGCTGGGAATCTGGAGAGAATGGAAAAAGGAACTTGCCCCTATCGCAGAGCGGGAATATGTTTCCTGCAAACTATCCGGTATGGTCACCGAGGCGGATTGGAAAACATGGAAACCCCATGATTTTGAAAATTACATGGAGATTGTTTTGGAGGCTTTTGGTCCCAAGAGATTGATGTTTGGTTCCGACTGGCCGGTATGTTTGGTCGCTGCAGGATATGAACAAGTATTTGAGTTGGTAGATCGTTTTACCGACAAGCTCTCACCTTCTGAGAAAAAATTAATTATGGGTGAAAATGCAGTGGATTTTTACGGGATAAAAGAATAA